CCGCGGCGTCACGGCGAGCCTGGCCGACGTCCGGCTGCGGCCCCGGCACGGCTTCGACCCGCCGGTCCTGCTGGCCCTGCCCGACCTGCGCCGGTCCGCGGTGGCCCGCCCGATGGCGGTCTGAGCGCGGGCAATTCCGGGACACCGAATCCGCCGTCCGTTAATCCGCGGACGGCGGACGCACCCGGCCCGCGTTCCCCGCAGCCATTCGGCCCAGCGGCGCCGCCGTGAATTCCCGTCATTACCGGGTGAGTGCGCTTCCGCGAAACACCGGCGGGGGCCGGGCAATGGCGTACAATTGCGGTTCGGAGTCAACGGACTGGGGTGCGAGGTACCGTCGTGATCAAGGTGTTGCTGGCCGAGGACATGCACATGGTCCGCGGCGCCCTGGTCGCCCTGCTCAACCTGGAATCCGACATCGAGGTGGTCGCCGAGGTGTCCACCGGCGACCAGATCCTGCCGGCCGCGAAGGCGGCCCAGCCCGACGTCGCGGTCATCGACATCGACCTGCCGGGCAAGGACGGGCTGTCGGCGGCGGTCGAGATCCACGAGAGCCTCCCCGACGTCCACACCCTGATCCTGACCAGCCTCGGCCGCCCGGGCACGGTCCGCCGCGCGCTGGACGCGAAGGTGAACGGCTTCCTGCTCAAGGACTCGCCGTCGGACAAGCTGGCGAACGCGGTCCGCTCGGTCGCCATCGGCCGCCGGGTCATCGACAGCGAGCTGGCGCTGGCCGCCTGGGAGACCGACGACTGCCCGCTCACCCCGCGCGAAATCGAGATCCTGTCGCTGGCGGCGCGCGGACGCAACGTGGCCGATATCGCGGCGGAGCTGTTCCTGTCGGCCGGCACGGTCCGCAACTACCTGGCCGCGGTGGTCACGAAGCTCAACGCCCGCAACCGGGTCCACGCGATCCGCATCGCGACCGAAGCGGAATGGCTTTAGCCCCGGCCGGTTGAGGCTGACCAGCCAAGCACGCTAGCCGTCCGTCCGGGTACGAGTGTCGTCCCTCCAAGCACGCGTGCCGACCCTCCAGACACACGAGCCGCCCCTCCAGACACGCGTGCTGCCCGCCCGAACACCCCACCCCGCCCGGAAAACCGGCCGGGAAAGCGCTTACGCCGACAGCTCGTCCGGCGCCCGATGCCGGCGCACGCCGCCACACCCCACCGGGACCGCCGCCAGCAGCCGGTGCGTCCCGTCCGCACCGGACTCCGTCGCCAGCGTCCCGCCCAGCGACTCCACCCGGTCGAGCAGGTTGCGCAGCCCCGATCCCGAACCCGCGCCGCCGTCCGCGGGGCCGCCCGCGCCGTCGTTGACGATCTCCAGCCAGGCCGTTCCGTCCTCCTTGCTCACCGAGAACGCGCACCAGCTCGCCGTGCTGTGCCGCACCACGTTCGTCACCCCTTCGCGCAGCACCGCCGCCAGCGCGGTCGCCACCTCCGGGGGCAGGTCCTCCGTGCCGGAACGGGCCACCGTCACCCGGGTCCCGGCCGCGCTCAGCACCGCCGCCGCGGCCCGGCACTCGTCGGCCAGCGACAGCTCGCGGTAGCCCGCCGCGACCGTGCGGACGTCGGCCAGAGCGCGCCGCGACATCGTCAGCAGCTCGGCCAGTTCCTCCTTCGCGCGCCCCGGCTGGCCGATCACCAACCGGTCGACGAGTTCACCCTTGAGGGTGATCGCCGAAAGGCTGAGGCCGAGCAGGTCGTGGACGTCGCGGGAGAACCGCTTGCGCTCCTCGGCGATCGCGCTCCGCTTCAGCTCGCGCCGTTCCTCCTCGCGCTCGGCGATCAGCCGCGCGGCCGCACCCGCCCCGGACAGCGCCAGCGCCGCGATCCCGGCGGACACCGCGCCCGCGAACCCGGCATCGGCCGAACCCGTCGGCCAGGCGCAGACGAGCCCCGCCACGACGCACACCAGCCCCGCCGCGGGCACCGCCCGGGCCGGCCGGACGGCCAGCAGCAGACCCCCGGCGAGGAACCCACCCGCGGTGCTCCACAGGGCTCCCAGCAGCAGCATCGGCCCGTACGCGAGCAGGGCCTGGGCGGCCAGCGCCAGGCCGGGGCGGCGGACGCGGCCGTGGGCGAACGCGGTCAGGTGCACCCCCGCCAGCGCCGCCGCGCCGGCCAGCGCGAGCAGCCGCGGGGCCCAGGACTCCCGTTCGGCCAGGACCGGGAGCAACGCCGTCAGCGCGACCGCGGCGGCCGCCGCCACCGGACCGCCCGCGACGAGCGCGCGGAAGTCCGGCCGTCCGGCATCCCGCTCCGCCGGCGGCTCGGCCCGCACCCGGGACTTCCCGCGCAGCCGAACCGGATATGCCACGGCGCCTCCCACCTCACCCGCACCCCAGTGCCTCAAAGGTAACAGGGCGAACGGTTCCCGCGGAGGCGTCGCGCGATCAGCCCAGCGCATTACCGCCGGGGAAATCGAGCACGCACTCGCCGACGCTGACCTCGGCCGGCCACTCCAGTTTCAGTGAGCGGTCCACCCGGTCGCCCGCGTCGACCGGCACGGCGTGCGCGGCGAGTCCCATCGCCTTCGCCGTCAGGTAGAGCACCTGCTGCAACGCGCCGACGTGCACCAGCGTCGTCGCGTACGCGGCACTGCCGAGCACCCACGCGATCCGCGACATCCGCGCGGTCATCGTCAGCAGCACCGAGGGCCGGCGGTGGCTGCCCGCGCCGACCATCGCCAGGTCCAGCATGCCGTCCAGGACGCCGAGGTCGTCGTTGATCAGCGTCAGCGTGTGCCACAGCGGGTCGTAGTGGTAGATCCCCCGCGCGAGGTCCGCGCACCGGTTGATCCCGACGTAGATCTCCAGCTCGTACAGGCACGCGACGCTGAAGTACGGCCGCTGGGAAGCCTCGTGGCCGGGTCCGCCGGGCAGGTACGCCGGCCCGATCGAGCGCACCCGCGCGGCGCGGAAGAGGAACTCGCCCACCTGGTCGGCGGACAACGCGCGTTCGGTGACCTCGGGGCACGTGTGGTCGTGTTCGAGCAGCGTGGCCAGCGTCGGGTCGGTCGCCTTGAGCACCTCCGGGTCGGGGCGGTGCAACGGGAAGGTCGGGCCGGCGGTGAGCTGCTTGACCACCGGCGGCTCGGTGCCCGCCCGGTGCGCCTCCGGGTCCGGCGGGCCGCCCTTCAGCCACGTCCGGCTGCGGGCGTGGAACATCAGGTCGTCGGGCGACCAGACGGTCAGGTCGGTGTCGGTGTCCTCGGTGAACTCGGCCCAGTCGTCGGCCACCAGCACCACGCCCGCGGCCACCAGGAACGTGACGACGTCGGCCACGACCGCCTCGGTCAGCCCGGAGGTCTCGGCGACCTGCGCGACGGTCACCGGCCCGGCCAGCGACGACGCCACGGCCACCGCCGGCGGCCGCAGCAGCGCGACGCGGTACCGGGCGCGGGGCGACTCCAGCACCAGCCCGCCGCCGTCCGGGCGCATCGCCGAGTACCGCGACAGCTTGATCAGCCGGCCCGGCGGCACCACGTCGGCCGGGAAGACCGGCGCCTGGGTCACCGGGATGGCCGAGAGCAGCGGCCCGCGGCCGTCGTTGAGCGCGAGCGAGTGCACGACCGAGCCGGACAGCTGGTTGAGGACCCTGCGCAACGTCCCCGCCCACGCTTCGGCGGCGTTGCCCGCCGACGTGGCGAGGTTGCCCATCGAGATCGGGCCCAGCGCCATCCGGCCCAGCGACTCGCGGACCGGCCGGGGGATGTCCGCCAGCTCGTACTCGCCCCACCAGGTGATCGCGACGAGCGTGTCGTCGTCCCCCGCCTCCAGCAAGGTGTCTTCGGTGAGGGACCAGAGCCGGACGGTCTCGGGGATCCCCTCCGGGGGGTAAGCAGGCAAGGCCAACTCCTCAAGCAACAGCGAAAGACCGAGCCCCCGGGGGCG
This genomic window from Amycolatopsis mongoliensis contains:
- a CDS encoding SagB/ThcOx family dehydrogenase translates to MPAYPPEGIPETVRLWSLTEDTLLEAGDDDTLVAITWWGEYELADIPRPVRESLGRMALGPISMGNLATSAGNAAEAWAGTLRRVLNQLSGSVVHSLALNDGRGPLLSAIPVTQAPVFPADVVPPGRLIKLSRYSAMRPDGGGLVLESPRARYRVALLRPPAVAVASSLAGPVTVAQVAETSGLTEAVVADVVTFLVAAGVVLVADDWAEFTEDTDTDLTVWSPDDLMFHARSRTWLKGGPPDPEAHRAGTEPPVVKQLTAGPTFPLHRPDPEVLKATDPTLATLLEHDHTCPEVTERALSADQVGEFLFRAARVRSIGPAYLPGGPGHEASQRPYFSVACLYELEIYVGINRCADLARGIYHYDPLWHTLTLINDDLGVLDGMLDLAMVGAGSHRRPSVLLTMTARMSRIAWVLGSAAYATTLVHVGALQQVLYLTAKAMGLAAHAVPVDAGDRVDRSLKLEWPAEVSVGECVLDFPGGNALG
- a CDS encoding response regulator transcription factor; protein product: MIKVLLAEDMHMVRGALVALLNLESDIEVVAEVSTGDQILPAAKAAQPDVAVIDIDLPGKDGLSAAVEIHESLPDVHTLILTSLGRPGTVRRALDAKVNGFLLKDSPSDKLANAVRSVAIGRRVIDSELALAAWETDDCPLTPREIEILSLAARGRNVADIAAELFLSAGTVRNYLAAVVTKLNARNRVHAIRIATEAEWL
- a CDS encoding sensor histidine kinase; translated protein: MAYPVRLRGKSRVRAEPPAERDAGRPDFRALVAGGPVAAAAAVALTALLPVLAERESWAPRLLALAGAAALAGVHLTAFAHGRVRRPGLALAAQALLAYGPMLLLGALWSTAGGFLAGGLLLAVRPARAVPAAGLVCVVAGLVCAWPTGSADAGFAGAVSAGIAALALSGAGAAARLIAEREEERRELKRSAIAEERKRFSRDVHDLLGLSLSAITLKGELVDRLVIGQPGRAKEELAELLTMSRRALADVRTVAAGYRELSLADECRAAAAVLSAAGTRVTVARSGTEDLPPEVATALAAVLREGVTNVVRHSTASWCAFSVSKEDGTAWLEIVNDGAGGPADGGAGSGSGLRNLLDRVESLGGTLATESGADGTHRLLAAVPVGCGGVRRHRAPDELSA